Proteins encoded by one window of Streptomyces uncialis:
- a CDS encoding Asp23/Gls24 family envelope stress response protein — MPAQVVDAAERGATAIADRVVAKIAAQAAREALTGLPRAAAPPHATVVVHKDSARVRVVLELGYPSDIGAQCGAVRRQVAERVRTLAGMTVPEVTVQVERLHSPLDSGTRGRTR, encoded by the coding sequence GTGCCCGCTCAGGTCGTCGACGCCGCCGAGCGCGGCGCCACCGCGATCGCCGACCGGGTCGTCGCGAAGATCGCCGCGCAGGCCGCCCGTGAAGCACTGACCGGACTGCCCCGCGCCGCGGCCCCGCCGCACGCCACGGTCGTCGTGCACAAGGACAGCGCGCGGGTCCGGGTCGTCCTCGAACTCGGCTACCCCTCCGACATCGGCGCCCAGTGCGGTGCCGTACGCCGCCAGGTCGCCGAACGGGTGCGGACCCTGGCGGGGATGACGGTGCCCGAGGTCACCGTCCAGGTGGAACGGCTGCACTCACCGCTGGACAGCGGTACCCGGGGGAGGACCCGATGA
- a CDS encoding Asp23/Gls24 family envelope stress response protein, which translates to MTESTQRKGPDNPAQSSNEQRESLRKQSGARKSGDPATRGRTTIADGVVEKIAGLAARDVVGVHAMGSGLSRTFGAVRDRVPGGTKSVSRGVKAEVGEVQTALDLEIVVDYGVAIAEVARAVRENVITAVERMTELEVVEVNIAVSDVKLPDEEDDEPESRLQ; encoded by the coding sequence ATGACCGAATCCACGCAGCGGAAGGGCCCGGACAATCCGGCGCAGTCCTCGAACGAGCAGCGCGAGTCGCTGCGCAAGCAGAGCGGGGCCAGGAAGAGCGGCGATCCGGCCACCCGGGGCCGCACCACCATCGCGGACGGTGTGGTCGAGAAGATCGCCGGACTCGCCGCCCGTGATGTCGTCGGTGTGCACGCCATGGGCAGCGGGCTGTCCCGGACGTTCGGCGCCGTCCGCGACCGGGTGCCCGGCGGCACCAAGTCCGTGTCCCGAGGGGTCAAGGCCGAGGTCGGCGAGGTCCAGACCGCCCTCGATCTGGAGATCGTCGTGGACTACGGCGTGGCGATCGCCGAGGTCGCCCGCGCGGTACGCGAGAACGTCATCACGGCGGTGGAGCGGATGACCGAACTGGAGGTCGTCGAGGTGAACATCGCCGTCAGCGATGTGAAGCTCCCCGACGAGGAGGACGACGAGCCGGAGTCACGGCTCCAGTGA